The proteins below are encoded in one region of Alistipes indistinctus YIT 12060:
- a CDS encoding RNA polymerase sigma factor, with protein MTVAEYEKCVQTLSDNLYRFALKSLRDEDQAKDIVQESFLRLWENREAVLDGKEKSYLFTIAYRLIIDQVRHIRRYTTDDTLQHRPDEGNRGYSGAGEVVQRYLDQLPEIQRTLILLRDYEGYSYQEMADMTSLSVAQVKVYIFRARMALKQQIGTIRNLL; from the coding sequence ATGACCGTTGCGGAGTACGAAAAGTGTGTGCAAACGCTCTCCGACAACCTCTACCGATTCGCCCTCAAGTCGCTGCGCGACGAAGACCAGGCGAAGGATATCGTGCAGGAGAGTTTCCTGAGACTTTGGGAGAACCGGGAGGCCGTACTCGACGGGAAGGAGAAGTCATACCTGTTCACGATCGCTTACCGGCTCATCATCGACCAGGTACGCCACATCCGGCGCTATACGACCGACGATACGCTGCAACACCGCCCCGACGAGGGAAACCGGGGTTACAGCGGAGCGGGCGAAGTGGTGCAACGCTACCTCGACCAACTGCCGGAGATACAGCGGACGCTGATCCTGCTGCGCGATTACGAAGGCTATTCGTACCAGGAGATGGCCGACATGACCTCGCTGAGCGTGGCGCAGGTGAAAGTCTACATCTTCCGGGCGCGTATGGCGCTCAAACAACAGATCGGAACGATCCGGAACTTACTATAA
- a CDS encoding Na/Pi cotransporter family protein produces MIVQILILLGAVGLFLFGMKTMSEALQKLSGHRLRNMLTTMAGSPVRGIVASTAITALVQSSSAVTVMIVSFVNAGMLHLTQAIAMVMGANIGTTVTAWLVVLFGISFDIDLAAVPLIAFAAPLLLLRSERLRNLGNTLIGLALMLLAIHILRDAVTHFSTLSSFENYITLLRGHGHWSPLLFVLAGAAMTAVLQSSSATTALAIILCSTGVIPFKCAMALILGDNVGTTLTANIAATMTNTDGKRAALSHLLFNLVGVLWALPLLAVLARGIASLVAAFGGVSPLLNGSPSQAVALALFHTLFNVVNTLLLAGFIPQAAHALDRLIPGDRHAKRTSPLEGSALVSTSEMGLYQARENLALCMKRGGELTARVKTYFGEVNADNAQELFLLVRQRSDEEQTAYKQLEQQLARLTQQELSQEGRLLVQAMNQLLTQLRAATWLSVTAAQVIRRKKERNIWFTQPMREDLGVYFSIIQEAYFITHNNLTSDREGLPQREDRRIRMQAFLEEFSVSLEEKYLNPDDEQETHYQAAVIFAELTSCIGRLAMCVLKIAEGTAQLEQDHQ; encoded by the coding sequence GTGATCGTACAAATACTCATTCTGCTGGGCGCCGTCGGACTCTTCCTCTTCGGGATGAAGACGATGAGCGAGGCGTTGCAGAAGCTTTCGGGGCACCGACTCAGGAACATGCTCACAACCATGGCCGGGTCGCCGGTGCGCGGCATCGTGGCCTCGACGGCCATCACCGCGCTGGTGCAATCCTCCAGCGCCGTTACGGTGATGATCGTCAGTTTCGTCAATGCGGGCATGCTGCACCTGACCCAGGCGATCGCCATGGTGATGGGCGCGAACATCGGAACGACCGTCACGGCATGGCTCGTCGTGCTGTTCGGAATCAGTTTCGACATCGACTTGGCCGCCGTGCCGCTGATCGCATTCGCCGCACCGCTGTTGTTACTGCGTAGCGAACGGCTCCGCAACCTCGGCAACACGCTGATCGGACTGGCCCTGATGCTGCTGGCGATCCACATCCTACGCGATGCGGTCACGCATTTCTCTACCCTGTCCTCTTTCGAGAACTACATCACACTGCTCCGGGGGCACGGCCACTGGTCGCCGCTGCTGTTCGTGCTGGCGGGCGCCGCGATGACCGCAGTGCTGCAATCCTCGAGTGCTACCACGGCACTCGCCATCATCCTGTGCAGCACCGGAGTAATCCCGTTCAAATGCGCCATGGCGCTGATCCTCGGCGACAACGTCGGAACGACGCTGACAGCCAATATCGCCGCCACCATGACGAATACCGACGGCAAACGGGCAGCCCTTTCACACCTGCTCTTCAACCTGGTCGGCGTACTGTGGGCGCTCCCGCTGCTGGCAGTTCTCGCCCGGGGAATCGCCTCGCTGGTGGCCGCTTTCGGCGGTGTTTCGCCGTTGCTCAACGGCTCGCCTTCACAGGCGGTGGCCCTCGCGCTGTTCCACACCCTGTTCAATGTCGTCAACACATTGCTGCTGGCAGGCTTCATCCCGCAGGCGGCACACGCGCTCGACAGGCTGATTCCCGGCGACCGGCATGCGAAACGGACGAGCCCGCTGGAAGGTTCGGCACTCGTCTCGACCAGCGAAATGGGCCTTTACCAGGCACGGGAAAACCTGGCGCTCTGCATGAAACGCGGAGGCGAACTGACAGCGCGCGTGAAGACTTACTTCGGAGAAGTCAATGCGGACAACGCACAGGAACTGTTCCTGCTGGTCCGCCAACGCTCGGACGAGGAACAAACCGCATACAAGCAACTCGAACAACAGCTCGCACGGCTCACGCAGCAGGAGCTGAGCCAGGAGGGGCGCCTGCTCGTGCAGGCGATGAACCAGTTGCTCACGCAACTGCGGGCCGCCACATGGCTCAGCGTCACGGCAGCGCAGGTGATCCGGCGCAAAAAAGAGCGCAACATCTGGTTCACACAACCGATGCGGGAAGACCTGGGCGTCTACTTCTCGATCATCCAGGAAGCCTATTTCATCACGCACAACAACCTGACCAGCGACCGCGAAGGGCTGCCGCAGCGCGAAGATCGCCGCATCCGGATGCAGGCCTTCCTCGAGGAATTCTCCGTATCGCTCGAAGAGAAATACCTCAACCCGGACGACGAACAAGAGACCCACTACCAGGCGGCCGTGATCTTCGCCGAACTGACCTCGTGCATCGGACGGCTCGCCATGTGCGTGCTCAAGATCGCCGAAGGCACCGCCCAGCTCGAACAGGACCACCAGTAA
- a CDS encoding 2,3,4,5-tetrahydropyridine-2,6-dicarboxylate N-succinyltransferase, translating into MYENLKKEVELVWEDHDHIRDDQAKIAIRETVRLLDEGQIRVANPNEDGSWSVNEWVKKAILLYFPIQRVETQTAGPMEYNDKIPLKNGFDRLGVRVVPPAVARYGAYLAPGSILMPCYVNIGAYVDTGSLVDTWATVGSCAQIGKNVHLSGGVGIGGVLEPIQGSPVIIEDECFIGSRCIVVEGAHIRKGAVLGAGVVITGSTKIIDVSGPEPVEYRGEVPERSVVIPGTLPKKFPAGQYDVPCALIIGKRKASTDAKTTLNDALRTYDVMI; encoded by the coding sequence ATGTACGAAAATCTGAAAAAAGAGGTAGAGCTGGTGTGGGAGGACCACGACCACATCCGTGACGACCAGGCCAAAATCGCAATCCGCGAAACGGTGCGCCTGCTCGATGAAGGCCAGATACGCGTTGCGAATCCGAACGAGGATGGCTCATGGAGTGTCAACGAGTGGGTGAAAAAGGCTATTCTGCTCTATTTTCCGATCCAGCGGGTCGAGACCCAAACGGCCGGACCGATGGAGTACAACGATAAAATTCCGCTCAAAAACGGATTCGACCGCCTCGGCGTGCGCGTCGTTCCCCCCGCAGTGGCCCGTTACGGCGCATACCTGGCGCCGGGATCGATCCTGATGCCCTGTTACGTGAACATCGGCGCCTATGTCGACACCGGTTCGCTCGTGGACACATGGGCCACGGTCGGATCGTGCGCGCAGATCGGCAAAAACGTCCACCTGAGCGGCGGCGTGGGCATCGGCGGCGTACTGGAACCGATCCAGGGCTCGCCCGTAATCATCGAGGACGAATGCTTCATCGGCAGCCGCTGCATCGTGGTCGAAGGGGCTCACATCCGCAAAGGAGCCGTGCTGGGCGCTGGTGTGGTGATCACCGGATCGACCAAAATTATCGACGTATCGGGCCCGGAACCCGTCGAGTACCGCGGCGAAGTGCCCGAACGCTCGGTGGTGATTCCCGGCACGCTGCCCAAAAAATTCCCCGCCGGGCAGTACGACGTGCCGTGCGCGCTGATTATCGGCAAGCGCAAGGCCTCGACCGACGCGAAAACCACGCTCAACGACGCGCTGCGCACGTACGACGTGATGATTTAA
- a CDS encoding biotin--[acetyl-CoA-carboxylase] ligase: MKEILAQFARQAGVTIDILEQTDSTNNRAAESRYGAGDVVIAERQEAGRGQRGNSWSSTPGENLTFSVVLRPDFLPAERQFRISKAVALAVADTIAEAGLRPAIKWPNDIYIGDRKVTGILIENDLMGPYLSRSVIGIGLNVNQTRFDPALPNPTSLAAEAGHPFDRAEVFISFYRHLAERYRTLAGEETGETGKTGKTGPVRTQAANQTDRPDETGGMADGYTQPPTGYDCPSTLDSDYLRLLYRLGQEHLYTDGRTRQQFLGTITGVQPGGELEVRHSADGQLRKYLFKEIEYVIGTPEP, encoded by the coding sequence ATGAAAGAAATCCTCGCACAATTCGCCCGACAGGCGGGCGTAACGATCGACATACTCGAACAGACCGACTCGACGAACAACCGTGCCGCAGAGAGCCGTTACGGCGCCGGGGACGTGGTGATCGCCGAAAGGCAGGAGGCCGGGCGCGGCCAGCGCGGCAACTCGTGGAGCAGCACGCCGGGTGAGAACCTCACGTTTTCGGTCGTACTCCGTCCCGACTTCCTGCCGGCCGAACGGCAATTCCGCATTTCGAAAGCCGTCGCGCTGGCAGTGGCCGACACGATCGCCGAAGCGGGACTCCGCCCCGCGATCAAATGGCCCAACGACATCTACATCGGCGACAGGAAAGTGACCGGGATCCTGATCGAAAACGACCTGATGGGCCCCTACCTTTCCCGGTCGGTAATCGGCATCGGCCTGAACGTAAACCAGACGCGCTTCGATCCCGCGCTGCCGAATCCAACTTCACTGGCGGCCGAAGCGGGACACCCGTTCGACCGGGCGGAGGTATTCATCAGTTTTTACCGCCACCTGGCCGAGCGCTACCGGACGCTGGCCGGGGAAGAAACGGGGGAAACGGGGAAGACTGGAAAAACCGGCCCGGTCCGGACACAGGCGGCCAACCAAACGGACAGGCCGGACGAAACAGGCGGCATGGCCGACGGCTACACGCAGCCCCCGACAGGATACGACTGCCCATCGACACTCGACTCGGACTACCTGCGGCTGCTCTACCGACTCGGACAGGAGCACCTGTACACCGACGGACGCACACGGCAGCAATTCCTCGGCACGATCACGGGCGTGCAGCCCGGAGGCGAACTGGAAGTGCGCCACAGCGCCGACGGCCAGCTAAGAAAGTACCTGTTCAAAGAGATCGAATACGTGATCGGCACCCCAGAACCGTGA